From Sodalis glossinidius str. 'morsitans', the proteins below share one genomic window:
- a CDS encoding PTS sugar transporter subunit IIA has product MSALSTWLNESHIQYVNAVDDWQAALVARPLLNDGTITADYVANIIKQRQAVCPYFVIAPRIAMPHARPEEGANKLGLSLLKLRDSVSFGSQENDPVDVIVMFAAPDKNSHVELISTLAEFLSDDNVMDKVFKAQSQPELSKIVNDFN; this is encoded by the coding sequence ATGTCAGCGTTATCAACATGGTTAAATGAAAGTCATATTCAATATGTCAACGCCGTCGACGACTGGCAGGCGGCGCTGGTCGCCCGTCCGTTATTGAACGATGGCACCATCACGGCTGATTACGTGGCTAACATTATCAAACAACGGCAGGCCGTCTGCCCCTATTTCGTCATCGCGCCGCGGATCGCCATGCCCCATGCACGACCCGAAGAAGGCGCCAACAAATTGGGACTATCATTATTGAAACTGCGCGACAGCGTCTCATTCGGTTCGCAGGAAAACGATCCTGTCGATGTGATTGTGATGTTTGCCGCGCCGGATAAAAATAGCCATGTGGAGCTGATTTCTACACTGGCAGAATTTCTGTCGGATGACAACGTCATGGACAAGGTATTCAAGGCGCAGAGTCAACCGGAATTAAGCAAAATCGTGAATGATTTTAACTAA
- a CDS encoding PTS sugar transporter subunit IIB gives MKIMAVCGAGLGSSFMMEMNIKKVLKNLNISANVEHSDLGSVTPDAADVFVMGRDIAYSTNLPESKLIVVNSIIDIKELEAKISDYFQKK, from the coding sequence ATGAAAATTATGGCGGTTTGCGGCGCCGGTTTAGGCAGCAGCTTTATGATGGAAATGAATATTAAGAAAGTCCTGAAAAATCTTAACATTTCTGCGAATGTTGAACATTCTGATCTCGGCTCGGTCACGCCAGACGCAGCTGATGTTTTCGTCATGGGCAGGGATATTGCCTATAGCACCAACCTACCTGAAAGCAAGCTTATCGTGGTCAATAGCATCATCGATATCAAAGAGCTTGAAGCGAAAATTAGCGACTACTTTCAGAAAAAATAA
- a CDS encoding VUT family protein, with protein MTEVYGHKLGVRAVWIMVFCQTVYVVLLNVAAVIQTDNSDISRNYYSLYHEFWWVMVGTWISVPVSYFLNGFLISKMKIHFMGKLFFVRYVTASMTTQAALLLTAYPISLSSKYTVKRTCEYYRNHMEL; from the coding sequence TTGACAGAGGTCTATGGCCATAAACTTGGGGTTAGGGCCGTATGGATAATGGTCTTCTGTCAAACGGTATATGTAGTGCTGCTAAACGTAGCTGCCGTCATTCAAACAGATAACAGCGATATATCGAGAAACTATTATTCATTATATCACGAATTTTGGTGGGTTATGGTCGGCACATGGATATCAGTACCGGTATCTTATTTCCTGAATGGATTCCTGATATCGAAAATGAAAATTCACTTTATGGGGAAACTGTTTTTTGTCAGATATGTCACGGCATCCATGACGACACAGGCTGCATTATTACTAACGGCATACCCAATAAGCCTGTCCAGTAAATATACCGTCAAGCGAACTTGTGAATATTATCGCAACCACATGGAGCTATAA
- a CDS encoding metallophosphoesterase: protein MRIDNVIVTGDISHDGNEAFYALFLEGMARLKLPFSLLKGNHDHPKELEKCAAGREYLRHFSELGGDGWCFLTLDSVVNGEDYGVLDDNALVTFESRLKAEEK from the coding sequence TTGCGTATCGATAACGTCATTGTTACGGGGGACATTTCTCATGATGGCAATGAAGCTTTTTATGCTCTCTTCCTTGAGGGCATGGCGCGACTAAAATTGCCTTTCTCACTTCTTAAGGGTAACCATGATCATCCGAAAGAACTTGAAAAGTGCGCAGCAGGAAGGGAGTATTTGCGCCACTTTTCTGAATTGGGAGGCGATGGCTGGTGCTTTTTAACTCTAGATAGCGTGGTCAATGGTGAGGATTATGGTGTCCTCGATGATAATGCGCTCGTAACATTTGAGAGCCGTTTGAAAGCAGAAGAAAAATAG
- a CDS encoding helix-turn-helix domain-containing protein — MQHNNHSPSEKVSVPLKKIGKNLVYLMKKQEIDAQHLSTLTGIGIATINNLRRGVGNPTISTLSAISDFFGVKMGNLTDTVMEDCKNTLGNIKKMPLIKYNDLGSYYHSKIDITKSYTVEVEDNADNSLIAIEIANNALSPFFESGTICVVSEQECFNDGDVVLVKIKDYPLCFRRVFVGDNALYFSKTTIESDGNTIEFKNYTIIGVLIKTIRKLK, encoded by the coding sequence ATGCAACACAATAATCACTCGCCCTCAGAGAAGGTTTCTGTTCCGTTGAAGAAAATCGGCAAGAATTTAGTTTACCTTATGAAGAAACAGGAGATTGATGCGCAACACTTAAGCACACTAACCGGTATTGGGATCGCCACTATCAACAATCTTAGAAGAGGTGTTGGCAATCCCACCATCTCTACGCTCTCCGCAATATCAGATTTCTTTGGCGTCAAGATGGGAAATTTGACCGACACGGTGATGGAAGACTGCAAAAACACTCTCGGTAATATTAAAAAGATGCCGCTAATAAAATATAACGATCTCGGTAGTTATTATCATAGTAAAATTGATATTACAAAAAGTTATACAGTGGAAGTTGAAGATAACGCTGATAATTCATTAATAGCGATTGAAATAGCGAATAATGCATTATCCCCTTTTTTTGAGAGCGGTACGATATGTGTTGTTTCAGAACAAGAGTGCTTCAATGACGGTGACGTGGTCTTGGTGAAAATAAAAGACTATCCCCTATGTTTCAGGCGTGTTTTTGTCGGCGACAACGCGCTTTACTTTTCCAAAACGACAATAGAATCGGATGGGAACACTATTGAGTTTAAGAACTACACCATTATAGGCGTATTGATAAAGACAATCAGGAAGTTGAAATAG
- a CDS encoding response regulator transcription factor, giving the protein MEIIFWARQKLAAKDIARRLNISYRTIKNRLRTIYQKIGVHSLSELIDYCYAAGLDSYIPSNFIRKGVQLLA; this is encoded by the coding sequence ATGGAAATTATCTTCTGGGCAAGGCAAAAACTTGCGGCGAAAGACATTGCCAGGCGGTTAAATATTTCCTATAGAACAATTAAAAATCGTCTGAGAACCATTTACCAAAAAATCGGCGTACATAGCTTAAGCGAGCTTATTGACTATTGCTATGCCGCTGGTCTGGATAGTTACATTCCTTCTAATTTTATTCGCAAGGGGGTTCAACTACTGGCTTAA
- a CDS encoding PAS domain-containing protein, with protein MDSDKSGVNTLSNNLLISFMKTSRDHWFIKDLDSRYVFMNELSLRFMRCPKGYDVRGKLESEVKLPSSMEYWPDFVALDRKTIQDRKVVTNIEVHYYGENNIDTPVAHLCQRTPLYDGENNCLGIVCYGVPIDSPALLYYMNKFNRTTAQFDAPSEIFT; from the coding sequence ATGGATTCGGATAAATCAGGTGTTAATACTTTATCAAATAATCTATTAATTTCGTTCATGAAAACCAGCAGAGATCACTGGTTTATAAAAGATCTGGACTCACGTTATGTTTTTATGAATGAACTCTCGTTGAGATTTATGCGCTGTCCTAAGGGATATGATGTCAGAGGCAAGTTAGAAAGTGAAGTAAAGCTGCCCAGCAGTATGGAATACTGGCCAGATTTTGTTGCCCTGGACCGCAAGACCATTCAGGACCGGAAGGTTGTGACTAATATTGAAGTCCATTATTATGGAGAAAATAATATTGATACTCCCGTAGCGCACCTCTGTCAGAGAACGCCACTGTACGACGGCGAAAACAACTGCCTGGGCATCGTCTGCTACGGTGTTCCTATTGACTCTCCGGCGCTGCTTTATTATATGAATAAATTTAACCGTACCACGGCGCAGTTCGATGCGCCGAGTGAAATATTTACTTAA
- a CDS encoding IclR family transcriptional regulator — translation MALPRQEYKAPALSRGLSIIEHLAQDGVPKSMGQLVSELGLSFNQLYRIVHCLLAEGYLYQDKARRYSLTDKIEVKHAVSPVQRFAVSPPCQSLMRDFVWQTNQSCHLASLQAENFVVLAHAYPEFSPVIGAREGSTLNAVKSSSALLFLALASDQAALRLIRHYPLGPEHRANLQQQLTAIGTQGFCEVKHDRIIGLTSLSFPVTGQDGRAEGVITCPYFDHVPGDYDELKRRLRALAEALSQTYRQ, via the coding sequence ATGGCCCTACCCCGCCAGGAATATAAAGCGCCAGCGCTTAGCCGTGGACTGAGCATTATCGAGCACCTTGCCCAGGACGGTGTGCCGAAAAGTATGGGGCAATTGGTCTCTGAACTGGGACTGTCGTTCAACCAACTGTATCGTATCGTGCATTGCCTGTTGGCAGAGGGCTATTTATATCAGGATAAGGCGCGTCGTTACTCGCTGACCGATAAGATAGAGGTTAAACATGCCGTAAGTCCGGTTCAGCGCTTCGCCGTTTCGCCGCCATGTCAGTCCCTGATGCGGGATTTCGTTTGGCAAACCAATCAATCCTGCCACCTGGCCTCCTTGCAGGCGGAAAATTTTGTCGTACTGGCGCATGCCTATCCTGAGTTTTCACCGGTCATTGGGGCACGCGAGGGCTCCACTTTGAATGCGGTCAAATCCAGTTCGGCCCTATTGTTTCTGGCGCTGGCCTCCGATCAGGCCGCACTGCGGTTGATACGCCATTATCCGCTTGGCCCGGAACACCGAGCTAACCTGCAGCAACAGTTAACGGCTATCGGCACGCAGGGGTTTTGCGAGGTCAAACATGACCGGATAATCGGCCTGACATCGCTTTCCTTCCCCGTGACGGGACAGGATGGCCGGGCAGAGGGGGTAATAACCTGTCCTTATTTCGATCATGTGCCCGGCGATTATGATGAACTTAAACGGCGTTTGCGTGCATTGGCAGAAGCGCTCAGCCAAACGTATCGCCAATAG
- a CDS encoding MarR family winged helix-turn-helix transcriptional regulator translates to MLDRPRFGEQLCYSIYSASLVIKRLYKPLLDEMGVTYPQYLVLNVLWEQDKQTIGHIGDTLSLEISTLTPLLKRLESEGFIRRERSPGDERKVFISLLEKGKALEAQSLCLSNTLLCSSGLALTTLQRLNQEIIALRTNIVKGIS, encoded by the coding sequence ATGCTGGATCGTCCACGCTTTGGCGAGCAGCTCTGTTATTCGATTTATTCCGCTTCGCTTGTCATTAAGCGCCTGTATAAACCCTTATTGGATGAAATGGGTGTTACCTATCCGCAATATTTGGTGCTGAATGTCCTTTGGGAACAGGACAAACAGACGATAGGCCATATCGGCGACACGCTGTCTTTGGAAATCAGCACGCTGACGCCGCTGCTCAAGCGCCTGGAGAGCGAAGGATTTATCCGGCGCGAACGGAGTCCTGGGGACGAGAGGAAAGTGTTCATCAGCCTGTTGGAGAAGGGAAAAGCGCTGGAAGCACAATCGCTGTGCCTGTCTAATACGCTGCTTTGCAGCTCCGGGCTGGCATTGACGACTCTGCAACGGCTTAATCAAGAGATCATTGCCCTGCGCACAAATATCGTCAAAGGTATAAGTTAA
- a CDS encoding pentapeptide repeat-containing protein → MRDADISLTKDGVPDLKNANLTGLSLSGIDLSHTILDHANFTDADLSGAELQGAQCEKTNFKGANLQGAWCQEAKFNGADLQGALCHNTYLAGADLRDIAKTDSVLQQYIEKTDKKRTEDIRALCDKIVKAYEKDNNGKVEHNNDGVFRKEPAVPELNDATASLNRGELDIEKVGIHVASTLIKREFKAEKPLDKETFARIGAHPEQALQLFLDRFAAMTPETGKRCHMILATFAAAYDNADNDNASESNKGTVLSCAADTSLFNGFFALAAGNRTTTYDYSERILRDFILYQKVPPPPSYRRCRINAIS, encoded by the coding sequence TTGCGCGATGCCGATATTTCTCTTACGAAAGATGGCGTGCCTGACCTTAAAAATGCTAATCTTACCGGCCTTTCCTTATCTGGAATCGATTTAAGCCACACTATTCTCGATCATGCCAATTTCACCGACGCCGACCTCTCGGGCGCCGAATTGCAAGGGGCGCAGTGCGAGAAGACCAACTTCAAGGGCGCTAACTTGCAGGGGGCGTGGTGTCAGGAGGCTAAATTCAACGGTGCCGATTTGCAGGGAGCATTGTGCCATAATACGTATCTGGCGGGCGCCGATTTGCGGGACATCGCCAAGACGGATAGCGTTTTACAACAATACATAGAGAAGACAGACAAAAAGCGGACAGAGGATATTCGTGCACTGTGCGATAAAATCGTAAAGGCATATGAAAAAGACAACAATGGAAAAGTCGAACATAACAACGATGGGGTGTTTAGAAAAGAGCCTGCGGTGCCCGAGTTGAATGATGCCACTGCTTCTCTCAATAGGGGGGAATTAGATATAGAAAAGGTGGGTATCCATGTGGCATCCACACTAATTAAAAGAGAATTTAAGGCTGAAAAACCACTGGATAAGGAAACCTTTGCGCGAATCGGGGCTCATCCCGAACAAGCGTTGCAACTGTTTCTCGATAGATTTGCTGCAATGACACCGGAAACGGGGAAACGGTGCCATATGATATTGGCCACATTTGCTGCGGCATACGATAATGCAGATAATGATAATGCTAGTGAATCTAACAAAGGCACGGTATTGAGCTGCGCAGCAGATACATCATTATTCAATGGTTTTTTTGCCCTTGCCGCCGGCAATCGTACAACGACTTACGACTACAGCGAGAGGATCCTGAGGGACTTTATCTTGTATCAAAAAGTCCCCCCTCCGCCATCGTATCGACGCTGTCGCATCAATGCAATTAGCTGA
- a CDS encoding dihydrodipicolinate synthase family protein: MMKFDNGVLIANLMPFNEDLLVNWDALADHTQKLQAIIDGIRGFVVNVYAGEGPALTQDERLREVSLHREITQSDQAQAYQRAGADALLICPPSSPAGMRSTAPMWPSPTIKPLSPRWIFPFSCSNCRLSIVDCRLSIVDCR, from the coding sequence ATGATGAAATTCGATAACGGCGTTCTCATTGCCAATTTGATGCCTTTCAATGAGGATTTATTGGTCAACTGGGATGCCCTGGCAGACCATACTCAGAAATTACAGGCTATAATAGACGGTATTCGCGGCTTCGTGGTCAATGTCTATGCCGGAGAAGGCCCGGCGTTAACCCAGGACGAACGTCTGCGTGAGGTGTCGTTGCACCGCGAGATCACGCAATCCGACCAGGCACAGGCGTATCAGCGTGCCGGTGCGGATGCATTGCTCATTTGCCCCCCGTCGTCTCCGGCTGGAATGCGTTCGACAGCCCCCATGTGGCCATCGCCTACCATAAAGCCATTGTCGCCGCGGTGGATCTTCCCCTTTTCCTGTTCCAATTGTCGATTGTCGATTGTCGATTGTCGATTGTCGATTGTCGATTGTCGATAA
- a CDS encoding substrate-binding domain-containing protein, producing MLAQNAEHNDRAAARLRVVKQALEEEGLAIRPPHFAQGLWGVEEGRKLFRKINEINPRPSAVICGNGTFAMGALLEALSLGINVPEEMTLFGFDDFELMKELPVPLSTHIPSEEIRTKSNAISDGQIRRNHPGYRLDNPLTLPGGIDCQSVFR from the coding sequence ATGCTTGCACAAAATGCGGAGCATAACGATCGCGCTGCCGCACGGTTGCGCGTCGTCAAACAAGCCCTGGAAGAGGAAGGGCTGGCGATACGTCCCCCGCATTTTGCCCAGGGCTTATGGGGGGTAGAGGAAGGCCGGAAACTGTTTAGGAAAATCAATGAAATAAACCCGCGGCCGTCGGCAGTGATTTGTGGCAACGGCACCTTCGCCATGGGTGCCTTGCTGGAAGCGCTTTCGCTGGGCATCAACGTGCCGGAGGAAATGACGCTGTTTGGGTTTGACGATTTTGAATTGATGAAGGAGCTTCCCGTTCCTCTCAGCACCCATATACCTAGTGAAGAAATTAGGACGAAAAGTAATGCAATATCTGATGGCCAGATTAGACGAAATCACCCTGGATATCGACTGGACAACCCGCTCACGCTGCCAGGCGGAATTGATTGTCAGAGCGTCTTCCGCTAA
- a CDS encoding MaoC family dehydratase, whose product MQETSSIGTRIAHGALIISYISTASTVSIAHIIHRDDITEFPVTLGYDGIHFLKPILLGDTVTVTYTVESIDEAKRRSIADVKVINKHGDLVVVAKHIMKWSGKLSSRA is encoded by the coding sequence ATGCAGGAAACGTCCAGTATTGGAACCCGCATTGCCCACGGTGCGTTGATTATTAGCTATATCTCAACCGCTTCAACTGTCAGTATCGCCCACATCATTCATCGTGATGACATTACCGAGTTTCCCGTCACGCTCGGTTATGACGGCATACATTTCCTTAAGCCCATTCTGCTGGGTGATACCGTCACGGTGACCTATACGGTGGAAAGTATCGACGAAGCGAAACGCCGTAGTATTGCCGACGTTAAAGTCATTAATAAGCACGGCGACCTCGTCGTGGTGGCGAAACACATTATGAAATGGTCAGGAAAACTGTCGAGCAGAGCGTAA
- a CDS encoding CoA-transferase, with the protein MLAALGARYDTEQQPQAITAISIVGIGDRLSLGADHLAKEGLTRRSITSTLIDSPALMKMAVDDKIESWTFPQGALSQLRREMAGGHPGLMTKTGLHTFVDPRQQGGRQSPSTPAQFVEVKKIDGEEWLFFRPLPLNVALLRGTTADEDGNITMEEEAVLGEMLAMAQATRRAAGGGRGSAGFHYFDQ; encoded by the coding sequence ATGCTTGCCGCCCTGGGCGCCCGGTATGACACCGAGCAACAGCCGCAAGCCATTACCGCCATTAGCATTGTCGGGATCGGCGATCGCCTCTCGCTCGGGGCAGATCATTTAGCCAAAGAGGGGCTGACCCGCCGCTCCATTACCAGCACGCTGATTGACTCGCCCGCGTTAATGAAGATGGCGGTAGACGACAAAATTGAATCTTGGACTTTTCCGCAGGGGGCTTTGTCGCAACTGAGGCGGGAGATGGCCGGCGGCCATCCGGGGCTTATGACCAAAACCGGGCTTCATACCTTCGTCGATCCACGCCAGCAAGGCGGCCGCCAGTCCCCTTCGACGCCGGCACAGTTTGTCGAAGTGAAGAAAATCGATGGTGAAGAGTGGCTGTTTTTCCGCCCGTTGCCGCTGAATGTAGCACTGCTGCGCGGTACTACCGCAGACGAGGACGGCAATATCACCATGGAGGAGGAAGCGGTGCTGGGGGAAATGCTGGCCATGGCTCAGGCCACGCGGCGGGCGGCGGGCGGCGGAAGAGGATCTGCTGGATTCCATTATTTTGACCAATGA
- a CDS encoding shikimate dehydrogenase family protein → MLAAAGIDAVVVALNITPANLSSTVRSLIAADNVDGFFVTFPHKLQMLAFADRLLQASLRTGATNALRREPDGSWSAYMFDGQGFVNALLRKGLNVGGKHVRLYGAGGAGMVIAAALADASAELSRLWTGKVARPPGPQRCATSLPESGKFNAESNSWREADVIVNASPVGMKDSDGLPEPLGNLAAGTIVGDVVIHPGGSALIAHAKAFSCSWVDGADMHSGQMEVLMHFFHPHITQ, encoded by the coding sequence ATGCTGGCGGCCGCAGGCATCGATGCCGTGGTGGTGGCATTAAACATCACACCGGCCAATCTGTCTTCTACCGTCCGTAGCCTGATAGCCGCGGATAACGTTGACGGCTTTTTTGTCACTTTCCCGCACAAACTTCAGATGCTGGCGTTTGCCGACCGTCTACTGCAGGCAAGCCTGCGTACGGGAGCCACCAATGCCCTGCGGCGCGAGCCGGATGGATCCTGGAGCGCGTATATGTTTGACGGTCAGGGCTTCGTCAACGCCCTGCTCCGCAAGGGCCTGAACGTCGGCGGTAAACACGTGCGCCTTTACGGTGCAGGCGGCGCCGGTATGGTTATTGCGGCGGCGCTGGCTGACGCCAGCGCCGAGCTGTCACGCTTGTGGACAGGGAAGGTGGCAAGGCCGCCCGGGCCGCAGCGATGTGCAACATCGCTGCCCGAGAGCGGCAAGTTTAACGCCGAATCCAACAGCTGGCGCGAGGCCGATGTCATCGTTAATGCCTCACCGGTCGGCATGAAAGATTCGGATGGGTTACCTGAACCCTTGGGCAACCTGGCCGCCGGGACCATCGTCGGCGATGTTGTCATTCATCCCGGTGGATCGGCCCTTATCGCCCATGCCAAAGCCTTTAGTTGCTCCTGGGTCGATGGCGCGGACATGCACAGCGGACAGATGGAGGTCCTGATGCACTTTTTCCACCCGCACATCACACAGTGA
- a CDS encoding NAD-dependent epimerase/dehydratase family protein: MVAATGFTDRRVKAVAGDITDNATLQTLLDDSVDIVIHLAAVVSSQEEENFALGLETNLLASLGLIERLRQLGTCTVFLTTSSVATFGSKLPDSVPDQWCNRPQSPYGTQKAIVDLLINDYSRRGYINGRSLVMPTIVVRPGKPNKAASSFASGIIREPLAGLAAVCPVNTLTSLWIMSPTKPSVICCTA; encoded by the coding sequence GTGGTCGCGGCCACCGGTTTTACCGATCGGCGCGTGAAAGCGGTGGCGGGCGATATCACAGACAACGCGACTCTACAAACGCTGCTGGACGACTCGGTGGATATCGTCATTCATTTGGCCGCGGTCGTTTCCAGTCAGGAGGAGGAGAACTTCGCGCTGGGCCTTGAGACCAATTTACTGGCGTCATTAGGCCTGATTGAACGGCTGCGTCAACTGGGTACCTGCACCGTGTTTCTCACCACCAGTTCGGTCGCGACTTTTGGCAGCAAATTGCCTGACTCGGTGCCCGATCAATGGTGTAACCGTCCCCAAAGCCCTTACGGCACGCAGAAAGCCATTGTGGATCTGCTCATCAATGACTATAGCCGCCGCGGTTACATCAACGGCCGCAGCCTGGTCATGCCCACGATTGTAGTGCGTCCCGGTAAGCCGAATAAAGCCGCGTCCAGCTTCGCCAGCGGGATCATCCGCGAACCTTTGGCCGGTCTGGCCGCCGTCTGTCCGGTAAATACCTTGACGTCGCTTTGGATCATGTCCCCGACAAAGCCATCAGTAATCTGCTGCACGGCTTGA
- a CDS encoding IpaD/SipD/SspD family type III secretion system needle tip protein, with amino-acid sequence MINTLLSLEIRVGNLMDEGFPSVQKGKSENEMSCRYSIIMHNLKNELKEIINEYRDVGNEFTADAGTPAHYVSSSGSVMEVLLQKLDGRRLAECPAIAADGSNLKEVKTALTASAQATYEVVDQVKGLVRKERLNREVKLTQLQRNIDQVAAKPELRQFSCEGIQDEKQWSRYSEFWEGIACDIKSIKNKKEYVDFYSELTLKYTYFYQKFIELQATVAKLVKEGEDGNHVKWDAKNFQEKFNEFKDYAKVTVVYDMPESAELKKYTI; translated from the coding sequence GTGATAAATACGCTATTGTCACTCGAAATAAGAGTCGGTAATTTAATGGATGAAGGATTTCCTTCAGTGCAGAAAGGAAAAAGTGAAAATGAAATGAGTTGCCGATATTCAATCATAATGCATAATTTGAAAAATGAATTAAAAGAAATCATTAACGAATATCGTGACGTGGGTAATGAGTTTACAGCGGATGCAGGCACGCCAGCTCACTATGTATCCTCATCGGGTTCAGTGATGGAAGTGCTGCTACAAAAGCTGGACGGTAGACGATTGGCTGAGTGTCCTGCTATCGCGGCGGACGGCAGTAATCTGAAGGAGGTGAAAACAGCACTCACTGCATCCGCGCAAGCGACGTATGAAGTAGTTGATCAGGTGAAAGGCCTGGTACGTAAGGAGAGACTTAATCGTGAGGTTAAATTAACCCAATTACAAAGAAATATCGATCAGGTTGCGGCCAAGCCTGAGTTACGTCAATTTTCCTGCGAGGGTATACAGGATGAAAAACAATGGTCGAGGTATTCCGAATTCTGGGAAGGCATAGCCTGCGATATCAAATCGATTAAAAATAAAAAAGAGTACGTTGATTTTTATTCTGAGTTAACTTTAAAATATACTTATTTTTACCAAAAATTCATAGAATTACAAGCCACGGTGGCTAAATTAGTGAAGGAAGGAGAGGATGGTAACCACGTGAAATGGGATGCCAAAAACTTCCAGGAAAAGTTCAATGAGTTCAAGGATTATGCAAAAGTGACTGTGGTTTATGATATGCCAGAGTCGGCTGAGTTAAAAAAATATACGATATGA
- a CDS encoding CocE/NonD family hydrolase, producing MPTIGGSLTSGEPIFTGGAFDQREDARFLGCRHPGLPLTTRQDVLSFETPPLAQDLAVIGEVFIELVVSTDAPDTDFTAKLIDVYPPSDDYLTGFAMNITDGIFRCRYRNGFNNPQLVTSEEPFTLRIEPFATANLFKAGHRIRLDISSSNFPKYDVNPNSGEPERSGRCPRSALNTVHLAPQFRSRMLQQTLPFAAFSVGGGSRCRNEALIVGCDNCNRLRRLLTI from the coding sequence GTGCCGACCATCGGCGGCTCCTTAACCAGCGGCGAGCCTATTTTCACCGGCGGTGCGTTTGATCAGCGTGAAGATGCGCGCTTCTTAGGCTGCCGCCATCCCGGACTACCGCTTACCACTCGTCAGGATGTGTTGTCGTTCGAGACGCCGCCGCTTGCGCAGGATTTGGCGGTGATAGGCGAGGTATTCATCGAGTTGGTGGTGTCGACGGATGCGCCGGATACTGATTTCACCGCCAAGCTGATAGATGTCTACCCTCCCAGTGACGATTACCTGACCGGTTTTGCCATGAACATTACCGACGGCATTTTCCGCTGCCGCTATCGCAACGGTTTTAATAATCCGCAGCTTGTTACATCCGAGGAACCCTTTACTCTGCGTATCGAGCCCTTCGCCACCGCGAACCTGTTTAAAGCGGGCCACCGCATTCGCCTGGATATTTCCTCTAGCAATTTCCCGAAATACGATGTCAATCCCAACAGCGGTGAACCGGAGAGAAGCGGACGCTGTCCGCGCAGCGCACTCAATACGGTACATTTAGCGCCGCAATTTCGCAGCCGTATGCTGCAGCAAACCCTGCCGTTTGCTGCGTTTAGCGTCGGTGGCGGCAGCCGTTGTCGGAATGAGGCGCTCATCGTCGGTTGCGATAACTGCAACCGGTTGCGGCGCCTGTTAACGATCTAA